One Cololabis saira isolate AMF1-May2022 chromosome 12, fColSai1.1, whole genome shotgun sequence DNA window includes the following coding sequences:
- the rhoab gene encoding rho-related GTP-binding protein RhoA-B — protein MAAIRKKLVIVGDGACGKTCLLIVFSKDQFPEVYVPTVFENYVADIEVDGKQVELALWDTAGQEDYDRLRPLSYPDTDVILMCFSIDSPDSLENIPEKWTPEVKHFCPNVPIILVGNKKDLRNDEHTRRELAKMKQEPVKSEEGRDMAGRIAAFGYMECSAKTKDGVREVFEMATRAALQARRGKKSNKCVLL, from the exons ATGGCAGCCATCCGCAAGAAGCTGGTGATAGTGGGGGATGGAGCTTGTGGAAAGACATGTCTCCTGATTGTCTTCAGCAAGGATCAGTTCCCTGAGGTTTACGTCCCCACCGTGTTCGAGAACTACGTTGCTGACATAGAGGTGGATGGTAAACAG GTGGAGCTGGCTCTTTGGGACACGGCCGGTCAGGAGGACTATGACAGGCTGAGGCCTCTTTCCTATCCAGACACTGATGTCATTCTCATGTGTTTCTCCATAGACAGCCCTGACAGCTTGG AAAACATTCCGGAGAAGTGGACACCTGAGGTCAAACACTTCTGTCCAAACGTCCCCATCATCCTGGTAGGAAACAAGAAAGATCTCCGTAACGACGAGCACACACGCCGAGAGCTGGCCAAGATGAAGCAG GAGCCAGTAAAGTCGGAGGAGGGACGGGACATGGCCGGGCGCATCGCGGCTTTCGGTTACATGGAGTGCTCCGCCAAGACGAAGGACGGCGTGCGGGAGGTGTTTGAAAtggccaccagggcggcgctgcAGGCCCGCCGCGGAAAGAAGAGCAATAAATGTGTACTGCTGTAA